The proteins below are encoded in one region of Desulfonatronum sp. SC1:
- a CDS encoding IS4 family transposase, with protein MLTGKLIFSQIMEYLPLHMFRRIVQRYDGNRKVHQFSCLDQFLCMAFAQLTYRESLRDIEACLRSQQGKLYHMGIRAQVSRNTLANANKVRDWRIYADIAQNLIQIARNLYIDDEFDLELQNTAYALDSTTIDLCLAMFPWANFRKSKGAIKLHTLLDLRGNIPTFIHISDGKLHDVNVLDILPIEVGSFYVMDRGYVDFRRLYAFSQRAAFFVIRAKANLQYDRIYSHQVDRTTGLICDQSVVLTGYYQYKNYPEKLRRVKYKDPESQKTYVFLTNNFVLPAFTITELYRYRWQAELFFKWIKQNLRIKRFYGNSTNAVKTQIWIAISTFLIVAIMKKELKINASLYTILQILSVNIFERIPLLQIVGNCSYENEITSSTKQLSLFG; from the coding sequence GTGTTAACTGGAAAGCTCATATTTTCTCAGATCATGGAATATTTGCCGTTGCACATGTTTAGGCGAATTGTTCAACGCTACGATGGAAACCGGAAAGTTCATCAGTTTTCCTGCCTCGACCAGTTTCTATGCATGGCTTTTGCACAATTGACCTACCGAGAGAGCCTCAGAGATATCGAGGCCTGTTTACGTTCCCAACAAGGCAAGCTTTACCACATGGGAATTCGTGCTCAGGTCTCCAGGAATACCTTAGCCAATGCCAACAAAGTCCGAGACTGGAGAATTTATGCGGACATTGCTCAAAACCTAATTCAGATCGCCCGCAACCTTTATATCGACGACGAATTCGATCTCGAATTGCAAAATACCGCCTACGCCTTGGATTCAACAACCATAGATCTATGCCTTGCAATGTTTCCCTGGGCCAATTTTCGCAAGTCGAAGGGGGCTATCAAACTACACACATTGCTGGACCTACGAGGGAATATTCCGACTTTTATCCACATATCCGACGGAAAGCTCCACGACGTCAACGTGTTGGATATACTGCCAATCGAGGTTGGATCGTTTTATGTCATGGATCGAGGTTACGTAGACTTCAGGCGTCTTTATGCTTTTTCCCAAAGAGCAGCCTTTTTTGTAATCCGGGCCAAAGCAAATCTTCAATACGACAGGATCTATTCTCACCAGGTCGATCGAACAACAGGTCTGATTTGCGACCAATCCGTAGTGCTAACTGGCTATTATCAATACAAGAATTATCCAGAAAAGTTACGCAGGGTGAAATACAAAGATCCGGAAAGCCAAAAAACATACGTATTTTTAACCAACAATTTTGTTCTCCCAGCATTCACTATCACAGAGCTATACCGTTATCGTTGGCAAGCGGAGCTGTTTTTTAAGTGGATAAAGCAAAATTTGCGCATAAAGCGTTTCTATGGAAACTCAACCAATGCGGTCAAAACGCAAATCTGGATCGCGATTTCGACATTTTTGATTGTTGCCATCATGAAAAAAGAACTCAAAATCAATGCTTCACTCTACACAATTCTACAGATTTTGAGCGTGAACATCTTCGAACGAATTCCATTATTACAGATAGTTGGAAATTGCAGCTACGAAAACGAAATCACGTCGAGCACTAAGCAGCTGAGTTTGTTTGGTTAA